In one window of Vicia villosa cultivar HV-30 ecotype Madison, WI unplaced genomic scaffold, Vvil1.0 ctg.002934F_1_1, whole genome shotgun sequence DNA:
- the LOC131640093 gene encoding putative lysine-specific demethylase JMJ16, translated as MEGLSAPPGFVSLTSFFLKKDDKIEKTSQSNPIPTKTKPEMDDNTSYNPIYAHRPWIVSEKDRCKSEEFCAEHRPMVKNPHTNSSRPKGTVYGCPNCSNCLKVTARWHPEDARREVLEDAPIFRPTEEEFKDTLGYIASIRSRAEPYGICRIVPPRSWKLSCTLQKENVWESSEFVAQTQRIDGHQVQLAQESMASSHDTTESKRRKVIKEEMDSHLGNRSICTSNNGNIEGCDGKPESGPKFTLKMFKKLADDFKIQYFNCKDEIQIMGSDKNSAIHQQQREPSVGDIEGEYGRIVQNPTEEIEVLCGNTLEAGDFSSGFPFPTVSDPEYMKSGWNLNNMISLPGSLLSFENPEAARKFSPRVHVGMCFSPLKWRVEEHQLYSLCYMHLGEPKVWYSVPGRSADHFETVWKKYLGDMNAGKPDLHDDLTMQLSCSVLKAEGIPVYRCIQYPREFVLVFPGAYHSGFDCGFNCSEAANFAPLEWLPHGQNVVEQYCEQKRKTSISFDKLLLGAARETVRARWEIDILMKNTPENVMCRDAYQRNGILKESLNSRISSENLKRKFISTSFKSQKMDESFDASCKRECSICLRDLFLSAVGCSCSDDKFVCLDHARKLCSCPWTDKILLYRYAISELEVLHQALHGKLSAVYKWAKEDLGLTVRSVASKRSKQTPEKVNGSVDSSKLPISQSTVDPYNKWKQLKSQGTPNALAGKQSETAFQAKQSHGSAHSNSNVIHPEKNTTVLHSAISNEVKPKEKTALHNSAAKRIGEGSNSSEIKPDSNAIGDKLTISKKVEEPKASEPGSGFLSFLQDDIFDEVLSDSTSSSSSSETD; from the exons atggaaggtctttcAGCTCCACCTGGTTTTGTATCTTTAACAtcttttttcttgaaaaaggaTGACAAGATTGAGAAAACCAGTCAGTCCAACCCAATCCCCACGAAGACTAAACCTGAGATGGATGACAATACTTCATATAACCCGATTTATGCACATCGGCCATGGATAGTATCGGAGAAGGACAGGTGCAAATCTGAGGAATTTTGCGCTGAGCATCGTCCTATGGTTAAG AATCCCCATACAAATTCTTCTCGTCCAAAAGGAACTGTATATGGATGTCCAAACTGCAGTAATTGTTTAAAG GTAACAGCAAGGTGGCATCCTGAGGATGCAAGAAGAGAAGTTCTGGAAGATGCTCCTATTTTCCGTCCAACAGAAGAG GAATTCAAAGATACACTTGGATACATCGCAAGCATACGTTCCCGAGCAGAACCATATGGAATATGCCGTATTGTCCCTCCTAGGAGTTGGAAACTGTCATGTACTCTTCAAAAAGAGAATGTATGGGAAAGCTCTGAATTTGTTGCTCAAACTCAGCGAATTGATGGGCACCAAGTTCAGCTTGCACAAGAAAGTATGGCTAGCTCTCATGATACTACCGAAAGCAAGAGAAGAAAAGTGATTAAAGAAGAGATGGACTCTCATCTTGGTAATAGAAGCATCTGCACCTCAAATAACGGAAATATTGAAGGCTGTGACGGTAAGCCTGAATCCGGTCCGAAATTCACTCTCAAAATGTTTAAGAAATTGGCAGATGATTTCAAGATCCAATACTTCAACTGCAAGGATGAGATTCAGATTATGGGTTCTGATAAAAATTCCGCCATTCATCAACAGCAAAGGGAGCCATCTGTTGGGGATATTGAGGGTGAGTACGGACGGATTGTTCAAAATCCAACTGAAGAAATTGAG GTTCTATGTGGTAATACTTTGGAGGCCGGAGATTTTAGCAGTGGATTTCCATTTCCAACTGTTTCTGACCCTGAATATATGAAATCTGGATGGAACTTAAATAATATGATTTCACTCCCAGGCTCTCTTCTTTCTTTTGAAAACCCTGAAGCTGCACGTAAATTTTCCCCTCGGGTACATGTGGGAATGTGCTTTTCTCCACTTAAATGG AGAGTTGAAGAGCACCAATTGTACTCATTATGTTACATGCATTTGGGTGAACCCAAAGTATGGTATAGTGTCCCAGGAAGATCTGCTGATCACTTTGAAACAGTTTGGAAGAAGTATCTCGGAGATATGAATGCAGGAAAACCTGATTTGCATGATGATCTG ACTATGCAGTTATCCTGCTCAGTATTGAAGGCAGAGGGTATACCGGTATATCGTTGTATTCAGTATCCTCGTGAATTTGTTCTTGTCTTCCCTGGAGCATATCATTCAGGATTTGATTGTGGTTTCAACTGTTCTGAAGCGGCAAACTTTGCTCCTCTCGAGTGGCTGCCTCATGGACAGAATGTTGTAGAGCAATATTGTGAACAGAAGAGAAAGACATCAATTTCATTCGATAAGTTGTTACTGGGAGCAGCAAGGGAAACTGTGAGAGCCCGCTGGGAAATTGATATACTTATGAAGAACACGCCCGAGAACGTAATGTGTAGAGACGCATATCAAAGAAATGGGATCTTAAAAGAATCTTTGAAT TCTCGCATCAGTAGTGAGAATTTGAAGAGGAAATTTATTTCTACTTCTTTCAAATCACAAAAAATGGATGAAAGCTTTGACGCAAGTTGTAAAAGGGAATGTAGCATATGTCTGCGTGATTTATTCCTGTCAGCTGTTGGTTGTTCATGTTCAGATGACAAGTTTGTGTGTCTTGATCATGCAAGAAAGCTTTGTTCTTGTCCTTGGACAGACAAAATTCTCCTCTACCGTTACGCAATCAGTGAATTGGAGGTTCTTCATCAAGCTTTGCATGGAAAACTAAGTGCAGTCTATAAATGGGCCAAAGAAGATCTTGGTTTAACTGTGCGCTCAGTTGCCTCCAAGAGATCTAAACAAACCCCAGAGAAAGTAAATGGTTCAGTAGATTCGTCGAAACTACCTATATCACAGTCCACGGTGGATCCATACAACAAGTGGAAACAGCTTAAATCGCAAGGAACACCAAATGCTTTGGCAGGCAAACAGAGCGAAACGGCCTTCCAAGCCAAGCAGTCCCATGGTAGCGCTCACAGTAATTCGAATGTCATTCATCCAGAAAAGAACACAACTGTACTTCATTCAGCAATATCAAATGAGGTCAAACCTAAAGAGAAAACGGCGTTGCACAATTCTGCTGCAAAAAGAATTGGCGAAGGAAGTAATTCATCTGAGATCAAACCTGATAGCAATGCAATTGGTGATAAGCTCACAATTTCGAAGAAAGTAGAAGAACCAAAAGCTTCTGAACCAGGCTCGGGTTTCTTGTCTTTTCTACAAGACGACATTTTCGATGAAGTTTTATCTGATAGTACAAGTTCTTCTAGTTCTTCGGAAACTGACTAG